Proteins encoded together in one Sceloporus undulatus isolate JIND9_A2432 ecotype Alabama chromosome 4, SceUnd_v1.1, whole genome shotgun sequence window:
- the GUCA1A gene encoding guanylyl cyclase-activating protein 1, whose protein sequence is MGNMDGKSVEELSATECHQWYKKFMTECPSGQLTLHEFKQFFGLKNLTPASNEYIEQMFETFDFNKDGYIDFMEYVAALSLVLKGKVEQKLRWYFKLYDEDGNGCIDRDELLNIIKAIRTINPCNEIMSAEEFTNMVFDKIDINGDGELSLEEFMDGVQKDEVLLEILTRSLDLTHIVRMIQNDGKNPDEGGKAEAAE, encoded by the exons ATGGGGAACATGGATGGAAAATCAGTTGAGGAACTGAGTGCTACAGAGTGCCACCAATGGTACAAGAAGTTCATGACGGAATGTCCCTCAGGACAACTTACCTTGCATGAGTTCAAGCAGTTTTTTGGACTGAAAAACCTTACCCCAGCATCAAATGAATACATTGAGCAAATGTTTGAAACGTTCGACTTTAATAAG gATGGTTACATTGACTTTATGGAGTATGTAGCAGCTCTAAGCTTGGTCCTAAAGGGGAAAGTGGAGCAGAAACTGAGGTGGTActtcaaactctatgatgagGATGGTAATGGATGTATTGACAGAGATGAGTTACTAAACATTATTAAG GCAATTCGGACCATTAATCCATGCAATGAAATAATGTCGGCTGAGGAATTCACAAACATGGTGTTTGATAAAATCGATATAAATGGAGATG GTGAGCTGTCTCTGGAGGAGTTCATGGACGGTGTACAGAAAGATGAGGTTCTACTTGAGATCCTTACTCGTAGCCTGGACCTGACTCACATTGTTCGAATGATCCAGAATGATGGGAAGAATCCTGATGAAGGAGGGAAGGCAGAGGCAGCTGAATag